The following nucleotide sequence is from Alphaproteobacteria bacterium.
CGCGGCGCGCATCCGCTCGACCAGCGCGCTCTTGCGCGAGGCAACGCTGCGCGAGATGGAAACGCGCCGGACCGTCGCCGCCACCACGCGCTTCAGCTATCACGCCCTGATAACGGCGCGTGACCGGCTGCCGACGCTGCGCGATCACGTCTCGGCCAGCGACAAGGTGGTCAAGGCCTTCACCGAGCAGTTCAAGCTGGGCAAGCGTTCGCTCTTGGACCTGCTGGACGTAGAGGGTGAGCTTTTCCAGGCCAGGGGGGCGCGGGTCAATGGCGAAGTGGCCTTGATGGTGGCCCACTATCGGGTGCTGGCGATCATGGGCGAGTTGCGCAAGAACATGGGTATCGAGAGCGCCGCCGTGGGCGGCGCCGATGCCGCCACGCTGGTTGCCAGCGTGCCGCCGGCAAAAGCCGCCGAGGAGGAAGCTGTCAAGGCAGCCAAGGCAGCCAAGGCAGCCAAGGCAGCCAAGGCAGCCAAGGCAAAAGCGGCCGAGGAGAAGAATGCCAGGTTGGCCCAGGCAGCGCAGGCCGCCGAGGCAGCTAAGGCGGCCGAAGCAAAAGCGGCCGAGGAAAGGGATGCCAAGGTAGCCCAGGCAAAAGCGGCCGAGGAGAAGGCAGCGGCCGAGAAGCGGATCGCCGAGAAGGCAGCCGCCGAAGCCAAAGCCGCCGAAAAGGCGGCTGCTGAGCAGGAGGCCGCCGCAGCCGAAGCCGCCGAAAAGGCGGCTGCTGAGCAGGAGGCCGCCGAAGCCGAAGCCGCCGAAAAGGCGGCCACTGAGCAGGAGGCCGCCGAAGCCGAAGCCGCCGCAAAGGCGGCCGCTGAGCAGGAGGCCGCCGCAGCCGAAGCCGCCGAAAAGGCGGCCGCTGAGCAGGAGGCCGCCGAAGCCAGAGCCGCCGAAAAGGCGGTCGCTGAGCAGGAGGTCGCCGAAGCCAAAGCGGCCGAAGCCGGCGGCGCCGAGCAGGAAACCGCCGAGGCGCGCATTGTGCCACCGCCTGCATTGCTGGTGCGCGAGGCGGCCGAGACCGCCAGGCGCGATGAGGAACGCCGTATGGCGGTGGAAAAGGACGCCGAGCGGAGAGCCGAGGCCGAGGGGAAGAGCGCAGCGGTCGCCGAGGCCGAGCGCAAAGCCCTGGTGGAACGCAAGGTTGCCGAGGCCGAAAGGAAGGCCGCCGCGGCCGAACGGAAAGCCGCCAAAGCCGCCGAGGCCGAGCGCCGAGCGGCTGCCGCCGCCGTCGCCGCCGCCCGGGCGCGTGAGAAAAAGGCGGCCGAAGCCGCCGTCGCCATGAGGAAGGCGGCCGCCGCCCAGGCGCTGGCCAAGCAGCGTGAAATCGCCGCGGCCACCCCCCCCAAGCGGGTGTTTTCCAAGGTGCCGCAGGATGAGGCCCTGAAGGCCGGGCTGAATGCCTACATGGCCCGGGACTACCGCGTGGCCATGGATTACTGGCTGCCCCAGGCCCGGGCCGACGACGCCAACGCCCAATTCCTCGTCGGCGGTCTCTATCGCGACGGTGCCGGCGTCATGGTCGACCCCGTGGCGGCCTATTTCTGGTGGGCCTTGGCCGCCCACAAGGGCCACGACAAGGCCGAACACCTGCTGGCGGGGCTGGTCACCGAAATGCGGCCCGACCAGGTCGCCGAGGCCCGGCGGCTGCGGCGCGACTGGCAGCCCGTCAACTAGCAAGAACCACTGGTTCCAGCCGGAGGGGACAGGGTATGGCGATAGAACGAAACCACACCACCAGCCGCATGAGCCAGTGCGTCGTGCACGGTGACACGGTCTACCTGGCGGGACAGGTGGCAGACGATGGCGATGCCTCGGCGGGCGATCAGACACGTCAGGTTCTGGAAAAGATCGATGGCCTGCTGGCCGAGGTCGGCAGCGACAAGTCGAAGCTTTTGTCGGTTCAGATCTGGCTCACCGACATCCGCGATTTCGCGGCCATGAACGAGGCCTGGGATGCTTGGGTGCCCGAGGGCCAGGCGCCGGCCCGGGCCACCGGCGAGGTGCGCCTGGCACGCCCCGAGTTCCGCGTCGAAATCATCGTCGTCGCGGCCAAATAGGGGCTCGGCCCCGAGGGGCTCGCCCCCGCTTCCGGCCCTGGCGGCCGAACGCCAATGGCCGTTTCCAGACGAACAATCCGACGCCTGCGCACGGTTCTGGTACTGGCGCTCTGCATGGCGCTCTTGATCCTGGGCTCGGTTTTCCTCTCCAGCGACATTCTCGATCAGCCGGTCACCGGCCGTAACTTGGTCGAAGCCGTGGTTCTCGGCGGCCTGGTGGGCGGCCTGCTGGCGGCCTACGAGTTGCTTTTTGTCGAGGGGCGCTATGGCTGGTGGATCCGCCGCGCCCACTTCGCCGTTTCCCTGTGCCTCAGCGCCGCCGTCTACGTGGTGACAATACTTGGCACGGTGGTGCTCTACGAGGGTTGGGCCTATGGTGACGACGATCCCAACACCTACATGGGATTCCCCATCGATCACGACTTCGCCGTGGCTCTGGACGTGGCCTCGGGCGTCGCCATTTTTCTGCTCTTGCTGTTTGTCGTCACCATGCGGCGCGTGGTCGGCGGGCACGAATTGGCGAATATCCTCTTGGGACGCTACCGGCGGGGAATTTCCGAGGACCGCGTGTTCCTGTTCGTTGACCTGGAGGATTCGACACAGCACACGGAAAGGCTGGGCGACCTGGGCGCCTATCGCCTGATCTCGATGTTCTTTTTCGACATCGATGAAGCCATCCTCGATTTCGAGGGCCAGGCGCACCGCTACGTCGGCGACGAGGTAGTGATCACCTGGCCGCTGGCCCAAGGCGTCAGGAATGCCAACGCGCTACGCTGCTTCTTCGCCCTTGAGGACACCATCGCAGGCCGCGCCGAGCGCTACTTCGCTGCTTTCGGCATGGTGCCGAAGTTTCGGGCCGGCCTCCATTGCGGCCCCGTGATCGTCGGCCAGAGCGGTGATTCGCGCCGTCAGGTGGCGCTTTTTGGCGACACCGTCAACACCACGGCGCGAATTGAAAAGCAGAGCCGCGAGCTGGGCTGTCGCCTGCTGGTCTCGGCCGATTACCTGGCCCACACGAGCCCGCCCGAGGAGCTCGAGGCGAGCTCGTTGGGCAGTTTTCAGTTGCGCGGCCGGCAGGAAGAAATCGAGCTCTTCAACGTCCGCCGGAAACGGCAAGAGTGACCCGATAGCTCCCTTAACCCGCATTTCTCACCGGGTCATGGCCTGCGCGGCGCTGTGGCGTCGACAGGGTAGGCGCGCTGCGCCGCGCGATGTGGGACATCGGGCAAGCAGCTCGACGCATCCTGTCGGCGCCACAGCGACGCCCGAAGGGTCGCCCCCAGGCGCGCGCCCGCTACGGAAAAGGCCGAAGAGCGTAGTCCCACTACGCTCATCGACCTTTTCCTTCCGGATCGCATCACCTGGGGGCGACGCAGGCCGTGACCCGGTGAGAAATGCGGGTTAATCCTAATGCGATTCGCGGGGCACGGCGGCGCCGCGGTTGCCCACCAGAAAATCCATGTCGCAGCCCTTGTCGGCCTGCAGCACGTGGTCGACGTAAAGCTGCTGGTAGCCGCCCCGCATCGAAGGCTCGGGCGCCGACCAGGCTTGGCGGCGACGCTCCAGCTCGTCTTCCGGGACTTCCAGATTGAGGCTCCGGCCGGCCACGTCGAGCTCGATCATGTCGCCCTCCTGGACCAGCGCCAGCGCGCCGCCGGCAGCGGCTTCGGGCGCCACGTGCAGCACCACGGTGCCGTAGGCGGTACCCGACATGCGGGCATCCGATATGCGCACCATGTCGGTGATGCCCTTGGCCAGGATCTTCGACGGCAGGCCCATGTTGCCCACCTCGGCCATGCCCGGATAGCCGCGCGGGCCGCAGTTCTTGAGCACCATGACGCAAGTCTCGTCGATATCGAGATCGGGATCATCGATGCGCGCTTTGTAGTGCTCGATGTCCTCGAAGACCACGGCTCGGCCGCGGTGCTGCATCAGTTCGGGCGTCGCCGCCGACGGCTTGAGCACGGCCCCGTCGGGACAGAGGTTGCCACGCAGGACGGCGATGCCGCCGCTCTCGGTGAGGGGTTTGTCCAGCGAGCGGATGACCTCGCCGTCGAAGTTGGCGGCTCCCTTGCAGTTTTCCCAGATGGTCTGGCCGCTGACCGTCATGGCGTCCTTGTTCAAGAGGCCGGCCTCGCCCAGCGTCCGGATCACCGTGGGCTGGCCGCCGGCATAGTAGTAGTCCTCCATCAAAAAGCGGCCCGACGGCATCAGATCGACGATGGTCGGCACGTCCTTGCCGAGCCGGTCCCAGTCATCGAGGCCGAGATCGACGCCGACACGTCCGGCCAGTGCAATCAAATGGACCACGGCGTTGGTCGAGCCGCCGATGGCGCCGTTGACGCGGATGGCGTTCTCGAAGGCCTCGCGGGTCAGGATCTTGGACATGCGCACGTCGTCGCTGACCATCTCGACGATGCGCCGGCCGGCGATGTGGGCCAGGGTGAAGCGCCGCGCGTCGGCGGCCGGGATGGCGGCGTTCGAGGGCAGCCCCATGCCCAGAGCCTCGACCATGTTGGCCATGGTCGAGGCCGTGCCCATGGTCATGCAGTGGCCGATGGAACGGCTCATGCCGGCCTCGGCGTCCATGAACTCGTCCATGGTCATGTTGCCCGCCTTGACGTCCTCGCTGAACTTCCAGACGTGGGTGCCCGAGCCGATCTGTTCGCCGCGGTAGCGGCCATTGAGCATGGGTCCGCCCGAGACGGCGATGGCCGGTACGTCGCAGCTCGCCGCGCCCATCAGCAGTGCCGGCGTGGTCTTGTCGCAGCCCACCAGCAGCACCACCCCGTCCAACGGGTTGGCGCGGATGGTTTCCTCGACGTCCATGCTGGCCAGGTTGCGATAGAGCATGGATGTGGGCCGCAGCAGGGTCTCGCCCAGCGACATCACGGGAAATTCCAGGGGAAAGCCGCCGGCCTCGTAGACGCCGCGTCTTACGCGTTCCGCCAGGTCTCGGAAATGGCCGTTGCAAGGCGTCAATTCCGACCAGGTGTTGCAGATGCCGATCACCGGGCGGCCATCGAACTGGTCGTCGGGCTGGCCCTGGTTCTTCATCCAGCTGCGGTGGGTGAAGCCGTCCTTGTCGGCGCCGCCGAACCATTCCGCGGAGCGGTACTTCTTGCCTTTGGCCATGATTCCTCTTACTCCCACTAGGCGTTTGCGTTGCTATCCTTTGTAAGGCGAACTCACGCGGCTGGGCAAGCGCCTGTCGTGTCGTGGCGGAGATATGCATGAAGATCACGGCCCTTGAGACCATTCGACTGGGCGAATTTCCCAACCTCATCTGGCTGAGAATCCATACCGACGAGGGCCTGATCGGCCTGGGCGAGAGCTTCTACGGCGCCGCCGCCATCGAGGCCTACCTGCATGAAACCGCGGCGCATCATCTGCTGGGCCAGGACCCGCTCGCTATCGAGGCCTTGGGGCGCAAGCTCTACGGCTATGTCGGCTACACTGGCACCGGCGTCGAGATGCGCGGCAACTCGGCCGTCGACGTGGCGCTCTGGGATCTATTCGGCAAGGTTGCGAACCAGCCCATCTACCAGCTCCTGGGCGGGGCCAGCCGCGACAGCATCCGTGTCTACAACACCTGCGCCGGCTACCAGTACGTGCGCGCGCCGGCTCATGCCATCGGCAACTGGGGCCTGCCCAAGGCCGAGCCCGAGGGGCCCTACGAGGACCTCGTGGCCTTCCTCGAGCGCGCCGACGAGTTGGCCCAGAGTCTCTTGGACCAGGGCATCAGCGGCATGAAGATCTGGCCCTTCGATAGCGCTGCCATGGCGCGGAGCGGCAACGACATCTCGGCCGCCGAGATGAAGGCGGCACTCGGGCCTTTCGAGAAGATCCGCCGGGCGGTCGGCGACAAGATCGACGTCATGGCCGAGATGCACCTTCTCTGGAACCTGCCCACCGCGGTGCGCATCGCCGAGGCGCTCAAGCCCTATGATCCCTACTGGATCGAGGATCCCATCAAGATGGACAGCCTGGGCTCGCTGCAGGAATACAAGCGCCGCACCGGCGTGACCGTGACGGCCAGTGAGACCATCGCCACCCATTTGGGCTACCGCGAGCTTTTGGAACGCCAGTGCGCCGACGTGATCATGCCCGACATCGGCTGGTGCGGCGGCCTCACCGAGGCCAAGAAGATCGCCACTATGGCCGAGGCCTACCACCTACCCGTCGCGCCCCACGACTGCACCGGGCCGGTGCTGCTGGCGGCCTCGGTGCACCTCACCATCAACGCCCCCAACGCGCTGATACAGGAGACCGTGCGGGCTTTCCATTCGGGCTGGTATCGCGATCTGGTGACCGAGGTGCCGCCCATCGAAAAGGGCCACATCCGGGCGCTCACGGGCCCCGGCCTGGGCACCGATCTCTTGCCCGACCTGCCGGATCGTCCCGACGCCATGGTGCGCCGTAGCGAGGCCGAATGAACGACAAGAGCCCCTCCGGCGTCATGCTGGTGACCGGGGCCGGCCGCGGTATCGGTGCCGGCATCGCCCGCATGGC
It contains:
- the araD gene encoding L-arabinonate dehydratase; the protein is MAKGKKYRSAEWFGGADKDGFTHRSWMKNQGQPDDQFDGRPVIGICNTWSELTPCNGHFRDLAERVRRGVYEAGGFPLEFPVMSLGETLLRPTSMLYRNLASMDVEETIRANPLDGVVLLVGCDKTTPALLMGAASCDVPAIAVSGGPMLNGRYRGEQIGSGTHVWKFSEDVKAGNMTMDEFMDAEAGMSRSIGHCMTMGTASTMANMVEALGMGLPSNAAIPAADARRFTLAHIAGRRIVEMVSDDVRMSKILTREAFENAIRVNGAIGGSTNAVVHLIALAGRVGVDLGLDDWDRLGKDVPTIVDLMPSGRFLMEDYYYAGGQPTVIRTLGEAGLLNKDAMTVSGQTIWENCKGAANFDGEVIRSLDKPLTESGGIAVLRGNLCPDGAVLKPSAATPELMQHRGRAVVFEDIEHYKARIDDPDLDIDETCVMVLKNCGPRGYPGMAEVGNMGLPSKILAKGITDMVRISDARMSGTAYGTVVLHVAPEAAAGGALALVQEGDMIELDVAGRSLNLEVPEDELERRRQAWSAPEPSMRGGYQQLYVDHVLQADKGCDMDFLVGNRGAAVPRESH
- a CDS encoding mandelate racemase/muconate lactonizing enzyme family protein, whose protein sequence is MKITALETIRLGEFPNLIWLRIHTDEGLIGLGESFYGAAAIEAYLHETAAHHLLGQDPLAIEALGRKLYGYVGYTGTGVEMRGNSAVDVALWDLFGKVANQPIYQLLGGASRDSIRVYNTCAGYQYVRAPAHAIGNWGLPKAEPEGPYEDLVAFLERADELAQSLLDQGISGMKIWPFDSAAMARSGNDISAAEMKAALGPFEKIRRAVGDKIDVMAEMHLLWNLPTAVRIAEALKPYDPYWIEDPIKMDSLGSLQEYKRRTGVTVTASETIATHLGYRELLERQCADVIMPDIGWCGGLTEAKKIATMAEAYHLPVAPHDCTGPVLLAASVHLTINAPNALIQETVRAFHSGWYRDLVTEVPPIEKGHIRALTGPGLGTDLLPDLPDRPDAMVRRSEAE
- a CDS encoding RidA family protein, giving the protein MAIERNHTTSRMSQCVVHGDTVYLAGQVADDGDASAGDQTRQVLEKIDGLLAEVGSDKSKLLSVQIWLTDIRDFAAMNEAWDAWVPEGQAPARATGEVRLARPEFRVEIIVVAAK
- a CDS encoding adenylate/guanylate cyclase domain-containing protein, whose amino-acid sequence is MAVSRRTIRRLRTVLVLALCMALLILGSVFLSSDILDQPVTGRNLVEAVVLGGLVGGLLAAYELLFVEGRYGWWIRRAHFAVSLCLSAAVYVVTILGTVVLYEGWAYGDDDPNTYMGFPIDHDFAVALDVASGVAIFLLLLFVVTMRRVVGGHELANILLGRYRRGISEDRVFLFVDLEDSTQHTERLGDLGAYRLISMFFFDIDEAILDFEGQAHRYVGDEVVITWPLAQGVRNANALRCFFALEDTIAGRAERYFAAFGMVPKFRAGLHCGPVIVGQSGDSRRQVALFGDTVNTTARIEKQSRELGCRLLVSADYLAHTSPPEELEASSLGSFQLRGRQEEIELFNVRRKRQE
- a CDS encoding TolC family outer membrane protein, whose product is MNFLASAACCGLVGWATAPAFADSLADATEKAVRSHPTVMAARAFKDSAGENVDLARSGYFPTIDFRGTSGYARTNNSTTRGVGGHSQASAFMWRGESSLTFSQLLWDGSGTSHRVGAAEARVDVSRFGVLNAGEQVGLRAVSSYLDLDRNRELVRLAGQNVTTHEKLVADVKLKAKSGGGNEADVNQAEARLALAEATVDQFKGTLKDAEAAYLEVIGERPGDTVRPPLPAAEALPADVDDAVRVAMTNSPTVNTAVANVAAMKKELASARASLMPRFSLDLGGVRNENAGGAKGPNNDFTAQLVMTYNLFRGGGDAARIRSTSALLREATLREMETRRTVAATTRFSYHALITARDRLPTLRDHVSASDKVVKAFTEQFKLGKRSLLDLLDVEGELFQARGARVNGEVALMVAHYRVLAIMGELRKNMGIESAAVGGADAATLVASVPPAKAAEEEAVKAAKAAKAAKAAKAAKAKAAEEKNARLAQAAQAAEAAKAAEAKAAEERDAKVAQAKAAEEKAAAEKRIAEKAAAEAKAAEKAAAEQEAAAAEAAEKAAAEQEAAEAEAAEKAATEQEAAEAEAAAKAAAEQEAAAAEAAEKAAAEQEAAEARAAEKAVAEQEVAEAKAAEAGGAEQETAEARIVPPPALLVREAAETARRDEERRMAVEKDAERRAEAEGKSAAVAEAERKALVERKVAEAERKAAAAERKAAKAAEAERRAAAAAVAAARAREKKAAEAAVAMRKAAAAQALAKQREIAAATPPKRVFSKVPQDEALKAGLNAYMARDYRVAMDYWLPQARADDANAQFLVGGLYRDGAGVMVDPVAAYFWWALAAHKGHDKAEHLLAGLVTEMRPDQVAEARRLRRDWQPVN